TATTGCCATTTAAGAGTATTTTCATTTTTTGCCTTTTTTTTGAGTGTAATTTTAGCAAATTTTTTGTATAATCACGCGATAATTTTTTGGAAAATTTTTGGAAACAAGATGAAAAATCAAGAAAAAATCAAACATATGCTAGTCATGCAACAGCGCCTAAATGACGAAACAAACGGCACTGGCTGGGAAAATGGCATCACAAAAGATGGCAAGATAATTAACTGGAGACGCTGTATTTATATGGAGTGTGCTGAGCTTATTGAGAGCTTTGCGTGGAAGCACTGGAAAAACATAAACGCAAATCCAGACGAAGATAATGTAAAGATTGAAATAATCGATATTTGGCACTTTATTATGAGCTTGTTTTTAGCTGAGCACCGAGGAGAGCCAAGCTTTGATGAGCTCTCAGCTGAGATTGCTGCTAGCACGCTTTTTGGCGACTTTTGCAAAGAGCCCTTTGCGCTAAAAAACTATAATCAATACGAAATCATCAATGAAATCGAGATGATAATACACGCTACAAGCACGCCACAAACAAACTTTGAGAGCATTTTAAAGCTCTTTTTTGGGCTTGCTTTAAAATGTGGTGTGAATCTTGAAGTACTTTTTGAGGGCTACATCGCAAAAAATGTGCTAAATAAATTTCGCCAAAATCACGGCTACAAAGAAGGACGCTATAAAAAAGTCTGGGATGGCAAAGAAGATAACACTGTGCTTTGTGAAATCATTGCCTCAGGGCTTTTGGACGAAAACGAAATTTATACTAAATTAGAAAAAATATATAAGGAAATAAAATGAACGATAAGATGAAATTATCGTTATTTTACGGCTTTTTGATAGTCGTTTGTTTGGTTATGTATTATGGGACGCAGGTTATCCCTATAATCTATGGTATTTGTATATTTTTGTATGCGATGAAGGTGCTAAACTCGAGCTTTAAGCTGATTTCTGGCATTGAGACTTTCCTTAAAATTATGACAAAATCACGCTTTAAAGCCTTTACTTTTGGCTTTACAACTTGTACTTTGATGCAAAGTTCTGGTCTTGTTAGCGTGCTTGCGATTTCTTTTCTCTCAGCTGGACTTATCACACTCACCGCTGGACTTGGCATAATCTTCGGGGCAAATCTGGGCTGTCTAACAGGCGGCTGGCTAGTAGCTGCTGTGGGTCTAAAAATCAACATCTCAGCCTACGCAATGCCTATGATAGTAATAGGACTAATTAGCACCTACTCAAATCACAAAGCCACGCAGGGTATGGGCTTTTTTCTATTTAGTATAGGTCTGCTTTTCCTTGGAATTCACTATATGAAAAGTGGCTTTGATAGTATAAAAGACACAATTGACCTTAGCCAATACGCAATGACTGGCATCCAAGGTCTAATCGTGTATTTTCTAATCGGTGTTATCATCACAATAATCATGCAAAGCTCGCATGCTACTATCACGCTAGCAATCACTGCCCTAGCTGCTGGGCAAATCACCTATGAAAATTCAATTGCCATAGTAATTGGCTCAAATGTTGGTAGTACAATTATGTCAATCATCGGCGCATTTAGCGCAAATATAGAGGGCAAAAAGCTAACCGTAGCACATGTGATCTTTAACTTCACAACCGCAATCATAATGCTAGTGCTTGTAAATCCATTTACTTCGCTAACTGATATTCTCTCAGCTTGGGGTGGTATCGCAGATGATGATTACACACTAAAACTAGCTGTATTTAACAGCATTTTCCAAGTAGTAGGTGTGCTTATTTTCTACCCACTAACTGTGCCAATGGCTAGAATGCTAAACAAATATGTAGTAGCCAAAAAAGAACGCTCAAAAGTAGACCACGCTAAATACCTTAGCGAAGAAAGCCTTGCTTTTAGCAAATCAGCGATAAATGTTCTAGCAAGAGAGATTGAGCACCTTTTTTCAAACACTCTTTCAATCATCGCAAAAACTATCTCGCTCTCAAAAGCTGATATAGAAAGCGAAGAGCCAGTTGGAGCAGTAATTGCCAAGCGCAATAAGCCTATGGAAGTTGATTTTAACGAGCTTTATGAAAACCGCTTTAAGGTGCTTTATAGCGAGATTATCGAATATAGCGTGGACGCTGCTAAAAACGCATCAAGTGATGATTTGCCAGTGCTGCTTGATATCCGTCGTTGTGCCATGAATCTTGCAGAGTCCCTAAAACACGCTCAAACCATACAGCCAAACTTTTTTAGATTTATGACTAGTCAAAACGAGCATATCCAGCTAGCCTACAACAAGCTTCGCACAAAACTACTCTACACCCTCCGCCTCATAAATGAAAATGCTATTGAAAGCACAGAAAAAGACGAGGATAAAGAGTTTTTAAGCCGTGATTTTGAGAGCCAAATCAATGCTCTAAATGAAATAATAACAATACTTCGCAACGAAGAAACTCACCTTGATGCTCTGCTTCGTGACCGCAAAATCACAGGCACTATGGCAACTTCGCTTATGAACGACACAGCTCAGGTTCGCTCAATGGTAAGCTCACTAGCTCAAATCGTAATCACTCTAAAAGGCTACCAGGCCAAATATATAGAGAAAAAAGTAACTGATAAAGAACTAGAAGAAAAAAGCACAGAAGAAAGCGAGCAAAAAGCAGGATGAGTTTTAGGAATTCTAGAATTTCTAAAAACTAGCTAGAATTCCTTCTAAAATTCCTAGGTAAAAGGAGCAATATTGACAAGTACAAAAATAAAAATCGTCCAAATCATCATCGCTATAGTGCTAATAATTGCACTTTGGGGCATTAGTCCATGGCTTAGTCTTATAGGGCTTGTGCCTATTATTTTTGCTTGCGTGGGCTTTTGTCCGGTTTGCTATTTTCTAGGGCGTTGTTCTATAAAAAAGTAATTCTAGAATTCCTTCTAGAATTACTTCTAGAATTCCTAGGCTTTTCTTTTTATATTTTTGCTTGCTTTTATGTAGTGCTTTGCATTTAGCATATTTTCTTTGATTTCATCCACGCTTAGTTCACGCTTTATGCTTGCTGGCGAGCCCATTATGAGTGAGCCACTAGCAAACACTTTATTTTGCGTGACCACAGCCCCAGCTGCTACGATAGAATTATCGCCGATTTTTGCGCCATTTAAGATGATAGCCCCCATGCCTATAATGCAGTTTTTGCCGATATCACAGCCGTGAATGATAGCTCCATGACCGATGGTAGTAAATGCCCCTATTTTACAAGGAGAGCCTTTATCTACATGAATTACAGCAGCATCTTGGATATTTACGCCTTTGGCGATAGTGATTTTATCATAGTCAGCTCGCACACTAGCAGAGTACCAAATAGAGCTTTTCTTGCCGATTTTTAGCTTACCTTCAACTTGCGCATTCCACGCTATTTTTACTGATTTATGAATTTTCATAGCAAAAGTCTTTAAAAATAATTAAAAAGCAAAATCTAGAATTCCTAACCTAGGAATTCTAGATTTTAAGCAAACTTAGCCTTTTTTAGGCACAATTAGCATATTTACATAGCGACCCTCTAATGCTGGCGCATTTGCTTGGTCGCAGTTTTCGCTTACCATTTCCCAAATCTTTTCTAGCATAGCCACGCCAATTTGCGGCGTATTCATCTCACGCCCTTTTAGAAAAACTCTAAAGCGCACATGCTTACCATCAGCTATAAACTCTAAGGCGTGTTTAACCTTGTAATTTAGGTCATTTTGAGCTGTTTTAGCTGAGAGCTTTATCTCTTTTATCTCAATGACTTTTTGCTTTTTTTTGGCTTCTTTTTGCCTTTTTTCTTGCTGATAGCGGAATTTGCCATAGTCCATTATCTTGCACACAGGTGGATTTGCATCAGGTGCGATAAGAACGAGATCAAGCCCCATTTTCTCAGCTAGTTCTAAAGCCTCAGCCCTACTGATGATGCCATAACTAGTGCCATCATCTCCATTACAACGCACTTCATTTGCGCGTATTTCTTCGTTTAAGTAAATTTTATCTTTACTCAAAAAGTCACCTCGTTTATTTTAGATTTGATTAGTTCATAAAACTGCTCTAAGCTAGCTTCGCTTTGCTCACGCTTTACTCTATCGCGTATCGCTACTTTGCGTCCCTCTACCTCAGCGTCACCAAGTACGATTAGCATAGGGATATGCTCTTTTTCAGCGGTGCGAATGCGCTTATTTAGAGTTTCATTTTTATTAAATACCTTGCTATCAGCTCCAAGGTCAAGCAAAGCAGCTTCAATCTCCTTAGCATAAGCATTGTGAGATTCAGCAATAGGTATGATAGCAACTTGCGTGTGCGCTAGCCAGAAAGGCAGCTCGCCGGCTGTGTGTTCTAACAAAATTCCTATAAAACGCTCAAAGCTACCTAAAATCGCTCTGTGAATCATCACAGGCTGCTTTTTCTCGTTGTTTTCATCAGTGTATTCAAGCCCGAAGCGCTCAGGCAGGTTAAAGTCAATTTGCACCGTTCCACACTGCCATTTGCGTTTTAGAGCATCAGTTATTTTTATATCTATTTTTGGGCCATAAAATGCACCGCCGCCCTCGTCAATGCCGTATTTTAGCCCTTTTTCATCAAGTGCGTCTTTTAAAGCTTTTGTAGCTACTTCCCAAACCTCGTCGCTACCTACTGCTTTTGCTGGCTTTGTAGAAATCTCCATCTCATAATGAAAGCCAAAGGCTTTCATCATTTTATCCACAAAATCAAGTATTTCATATACATTTTCTTTGATTTGGCTTGGCATTACAAAAAGATGCGCATCATCTTGTGTGAATTCTCTAACTCTAAAAAGTCCGTGTAAAACACCGCTTTTTTCGTGTCTATGAACTACGCCATATTCGCAAAATTTCAGTGGCAAATCACGGTAGCTGCGTGCTTCGCTTTGATATACTTTTATATGACCTACGCAGTTCATCGGCTTTATACCGTATTCTTGTTCATCAATTTGCGTAAAATACATATTTTCTTTGTAGTTTGCGTAGTGTCCGCTGATTTTCCACGCTTCGCTTTTTAGGATTTCAGGGCCACGAACTGGCTCATATCCACGCTTACGCAAAGCATAATAAAGCTTGTGCTCTAGTCTTGTGCGAAGGCGTGAGCCATTTGGTAGCCATATCGGCAGTCCTGCGCCTATTGTCTCATCAAAGCTAAAAAACTTCATTTGCTCGCCAAGCTTGCGGTGGTCGCGCTTTTTGGCTTCTTCTAGAGTTCTTAAATGCTCATTTAAGCTCTCTTTATCCGCAAATGCTGTGCCATAAATGCGAGTTAGCATTTCACGCTTTTCATCGCCGCCCAGATACGCCCCAGCAATTCTAGTAAGCTTAAACCAGCGCAAATACTTTGTATTTGGCACATGAGGCCCACGACAAATGTCCTCCCACTCGCCTTGGCTATATAGCGTTACTTCACCTTGTGGGATACGCTTTAAAACCTCTTGTTTTAGGTCGTCTTTGGCGTATTTTGCGCTCACTTTATCCCAAGTAGAGTATTGCTTTACTAGATCTTGCTTGGCATCAATTAGCTCTTTCATTTTCTTTTCAATTACAGCTAGATCTTCTTCTTTCAGGCTCTCTCCATTAGGCTTTTTTACACGCATATCGTAGTAAAAGCCATCTTCGATAGCAGGTCCTACGAAAAACTGAACATTGCCATAAAGCTCAGTTATAGCCTGAGCCATTAGATGCGCACAGCTGTGGCGAATAATATCAAGCCCATCAGCTGAGTTTTCATAGTAAATCTCAGCCCCACCGCTTAGATTTTCGGCTTTATAGGTTTGAGTATCTACGATTTTATCATCAATTTTATATGCTATTACATCCATTTTTAAACCTTAAAAAATAAAAAATTTTGCGATTTTAGCTAATATTTTGTTAATATTAACTGAAATAAGCATTAAAAAAGCCTAGGAATTCTAGAATTCCTAGACAAAATTCTAGAATTCCTAACAAAAATTCCTAAGAATTCTAGAATTCCCAGATAAAATTCTAGAATTCCTAACAAAAATTCCTAAGAATTCTAGAATTCCTAGACAAAAATCTAGAATTCCTAGCAGTTTTTCTTGATTTTTTCTACCAAAGCAGAGGTGCTTTTGCCCTCTTTAAAATCAATTAGCGCAAGTTTAGTGGCGTATTTTGCGCCAGCTACTTCTTTGTTTGCGTAATCAGCTCCCTTAGCTAGCACATCAGGAGCAATGTCTTTTATAAGAAGTTCTGGCGTATCTTCGCCAAAAATCACCACAAAATCCACCGCCTCCAATGCCTCAAGCATGCTAGCTCTTTCATTCTCATCATTTATAGGGCGGCTTTTTCCTTTTAGCCTACGCACGCTCTCATCGCTATTTAGCCCCACGATTAGCACGTCGCCTAAGGCTCTAGCTTTTTTTAGATAGCTGGTATGGCCGCTGTGAAGCACATCAAAGCAGCCGTTTGTAAATACGATTTTTTTGCCCTTTTTTCTTAGCTCTTTAATAGCGGTTAAAATTTGCTCTTTGCTTTTTATTTTGCCTTCATGAAAGCCAGCAAGTGCGTGTATTTCATCCCAGCTAGCATCTGCACTACCTACTTTGCCCACGACCACAGCAGCAGCAAGATTTGCGTATTTTAAAGCTGTTTTTATATTATCACCCCTAGCTAGACAATATCCAAGAGTAGCTAGCACGCTATCGCCTGCGCCTGTTACATCGTAGACCTCTTTTGCTAGGGCTGGATCTCTTAGCTCATTTTGCCCATCCCATAGAGCAATGCCCTGCTCGCTTAGCGTAACTAGCCCAAAATCAAGCTCAAATCGCTCTTTTAGCTCCCTTAAGCCCTTTGAGATATCAGCATCACTTGCTAGGGCATATCCTAGTGCGCCTGAGGCTTCTTTGCGGTTTGGGGTGAGCAGGGTCGCACCTTTGTATTTGCTATAATCCGTGCCTTTTGGATCTACTAGCACGGCTTTATTTAGTGCTTTTGAAGTTTTGATACAAGCATTGGTTAGCTTATTTGTTAGCACGCCTTTTCCATAATCGCTTAGCAAAACTATATCATAGCGTTTTAGAATTCCCTCTAATCTAGCGATTATTTCATCATCTAGGCTGATTTCATCTGCGCTTTCATTATCCACTCTTAGCACTTGCTGGTGAGAGACCATTATGCGTGATTTTTGGCTAGATTTTCGCCCACGCTCTTGAAGCACTAGCTCAGCCTTTGCTTTGCAGCTAGCTAGCATAGCGATGATCTCTCGTCCTGCGCTATCATCGCCTAGCACGCTGATTACACCTACATCAGCACCTAGTGCGATGAGATTTGATACCACATTTCCACAGCCGCCAAGTCGCTTTGTCTCGCTTTGTTTTAGTACTACTTGGACTGGGGCTTCTGGGCTTATACGCTCGCAACTGCCCCAGATATAGTGATCTATCATTAGATCGCCGATTACTAAGACCTTAGGCATTTTGCTCTTTCTTAAAGATTTCTTTTATTTCATCTGCGTAGTCTGCTATGCCTGCCTCTAAGCTCCATTTAGCAAGGAATTCTAGATTTGCATTTTTGCTAAGATCAGCTTGGGTGTGAAACTGATAGGCACCGATAAAAGGATTTGGGATATATTCTTTTTTTACATTTATATTTAAAACTTCAGCCAAAATATCAACTATACTCTCAAAGCTTCTAGCTTTTCCAGTAGCTGCGTTATACACACCACTTTTTGCTTTTAGCGCAGCCTCGTTTGCCGCTACTATATCACGGATATAGACAAAATCACGGCAAATTTTATCACTGCCTTCAAAAAGCCTTGCGCTGCCACTTTTTAGCATTTGAAGACCAAATTGTAGCACCATGCTTGCGGTTTTGCCTTTAAAATACTCGCTTTTGCCATAAACATTAAAATACCTTAGCCCCACTACATGCGCGCTAGGATTAGTAGCGCAGTGATTGCAAGCGATTTTATCCATCATAAACTTTGAAAATCCATAAGCGTTTTTTGGCTTTTCGCTAGCCCAAATGCTCTGTGGGCTAGGCGCATCTCCATAAACAGCCCCAGAGCTAGCATATACTAGCTTTGAGTCTAGTTTTTTTGCTAAGTTCATGATATCTACAAAAACATTTATATTTGTGCGCATGATAGCGTCTTGTTCGCTAACAGTGGTATCGCTAATAGCTGCCTCGTGAAAAATCGCATGCGGGGCAAAATCAGCAATTTTTTCTAGCGTTTTAATATCGCAAATATCGCCACAGTAAATCTCCCCGCTAAAATCAAGCAAATTGCGATAATCTCCAAAGGCTTTGAAATTCCCATTGCTAAAACGCTCGCCAGAGTTAAAGCAATCAATCACAAGCACCTCATGCCCTAGGTCCTCAAAGTGTTTTGCTAGATTTGAGCCAATAAAGCCAGCCCCGCCAGTAACTACGATTTTCATTTATGCTCCCAAATTTTTTGCTTATTATAATGAAAAATTATTTAATTTTCAAAGAAAACGCCACTTCTTTTAAGCTAGCAAATTCTTTGCCTAATTTAAAGTTTTTTCCAACGCCAGCTGATAGTCCTGCTGCTATGTCGCTGTCTTTATCACCTATTAAAATTGAGTTTTTTAGATCGATTTCTAGCTCACTAGCTGCTTTTAAAATCATACCAGGCTTTGGCTTTCTACACTCGCAGCCTAGTTCTGGTGCGTGTGGGCAGTGATAGACCTTTAGCACTGAAATTCCTTGTTTTTCAAGCCCTGTTAGCATCCATGTTGTAAGGTTTGCAAAATCAGCCTCGCTATAATATCCTCTTGCGATGCCTGATTGATTTGTGATTATTACAAGCTCAAAGCCTAATTCTTTTAGCCTTAAAAGCCCCTCAAACACGCCATCGCACCACGAGAAATCTTCTATTTTGCCTACATAGCCGCGATCTACATTTATCACGCCATCTCTATCTAAAAATGCTGCTTTTTTCATAAAGCGTATTTTAGCAAATTTTATAAAAATTTAACTTTACAAAGTATATAATTACAAACATTTTTTTAGGAGGAACAAAATGAAAAAATTTGCATTTGCAGCCTGTGCTGCGTTGTTTGCTGCTACTTGCAGCTTTGGAGCTGATGGTGCTACAATATTCAAAAAATGTGTAACTTGCCACGGTATGAAAGCAGAGAAATCTTATCTAAACAAAGTTCCTGTGCTTACTACAGTAGATGCTGCTGAGCGTCTTGCACTTATGAAAGAGTACAAAGCTGGTACTGCGAACAAATTTGGCATGGGCGCTGTAATGAAAGGCCAAATGGCTAGCCTAAGCGAAGAGGATATGGCTGCTGTTAACGACTACATCAGCACTCTAAAATAAGGAGCAATGATGAAAAAAATCGCTCTAAGTGCGGCTGCGCTTTGCGTGACTGCTAGCATTTGTTTTGGTGCTGATGGTGCTAAGCTTTTTAAATCATGCGTTGCTTGCCACGGTGCAGCTGCAGAAAAGCCATATCTTGGCGGAAAAGTGCCTGCGCTAAAAAGTATCGCAAGTGCTGAGCGCCTAGAGAGTCTAAAAGGCTACAAAGCCGGCACTCTAAACAAAAACGGCCAGGGTGGCATTATGAAAGCTCAAATGGCTAAGTTTAGCGAAGAAGATATAGCTGCAATCAATGCTTATATTGATTCGCTATAATTTGTCTTTATAAGAGCTGCCGTGGGTGAGAGCCCACGGCTTTTTTATTTCACGATTAAAATCACATTTTATTTTTTTCAAGCTTTTAGGAATTCTAGATTTGGGAATTCTAGCTTAAGAGTATTTAGGGAATTCTAGATTTGGAATTCTAGAAGTATTTCTAAGGAATTCTAGATTAGGGAATTCTAGTTTTAGGGAATTCTAGTTTAAGGGTATCTAGGAATTCTAGATTTGGGAATTCTAGAATTCCTAGGTTAGTTTAGTATTTTAAAGTCTCATCAAGGCTTTTTTCTAAGCCTTTTGGATTTTTAAATCCACCACCAAAGGCTTTAAAAACCTCTACAACTGAGCTAGCTAAACCTGCTTTGGAACTTGCTAGCTCTAGCCTTGCGCTAAGATGCTGGCGCTGTGCGTCAAGCAGCTCAAGATGAGAGCTATAGCCTGCCTCGTATCTAAGCTTGCTAAGCTCATAAACCCTAGCACCTGAGGCTTCAAGGTCGCTAGCAGCACTTAGTTTAAAATCAGCATTTTTACGAAGTTCAAGCGCATCTTTTACCTCACCAAGAGCGTTTTTAAGTGTTTTGTCGTATTCTAGCATGCTAGCATTTTGATCTAGCCAAGCTAGTTTTACATTACTAGCAGTACGACCAAAGTCAAAAAGCGGCATCACCAAAGACCCACCTTTTTGCCAAGTGTGCGCTGAGCTTACTAAAAGACGCTCAAAGTCATTGCTAGTATAGCCAAAGGCTGCTGTTAGGCTAATTTGTGGAAAATACGCAGCTCTAGCTACGCCTATTTGGGCATTTGCAGCCTTAAATCTAAGCAAAGCAGCACCAACATCAGCTCTACGCTCTAAAATATCAGCACTAATGCCCTCTGGGACACTTGGGATAGTGTAGTTAGCGTCACTTATAGTGATGTTGTTTTCAGCTATAAAGCTAGCATCTTTGCCGCTTAAAATCGCAAGTGCGGTGCGAGTTTTGCTAAGGCTATCTTGTAAGGTAGCAAGCTGCGAGCGTGCACTATCTACGCTAGCCTTGCTTTGGTAATACACAAGCTCTGTTATATAGCCACTTTCTAGCTCGGCTTTGCGGTATTCTAGCGTTTGTTCGTAGCTTGCAAGGCTTTCTTTTAATATATTTTCTTGCTCACTTAGCGCAATTAGCGAAAAGTATGTATTTGCCACGCTTGCAGCTATGCTAAGTCTTGCGTTTTGAACATCCATCGCACTTGCTTCATACATAGCGATGCCAGCTCTTGCAGCATTTCTTACTCTACCCCACAGATCAATCTCCCAGCTTAAAACTGCGCCTAAGCTAGTAAGCGTGCTAGTGCTTCTGCCCTGCGGCGAGCGCTCGCTAGTTTCGCTTTTGATAGAGCTTGCCTCGCCTTTTACATTTGGCGTAAACTCTAGCTTTGCTAGATCCATTTGAACTTTTGCTTGCTCAAGCGAATTTAGTGCTAAAAGTAGATCAGAGTTTTTGCTAAGAGCTAAACTCATTAGCTCGTTTAGCTGAGAATTATTAAACTCCTCCCACCAACTCTCATTTATATCCTTTACCATAACAGGATTTGCTAGGCTTACATTAGTATCCACAACTGGCATTTTTGGGCGCAGGTTACAAGCAGAAAAACTAAGAGCTATGGCAAATACTACTAGGAATTCTAGAATTCTACGCATTTTTTACTCCTTGTGCTGCTTTTTTCTCTGCTTTTGCTCTGCGCTTAGCATTCCAGCTCTCTAAAAGATAAAAGAAAAGTGGCACAAAGAAAATAGAAATCGTGCTGGCAAAAATCATACCGCCTATAACGCCTGTGCCTATGCTGTGGCGCGAAGCAGCTCCAGCTCCGCTAGCTAGGGCAAGTGGCAAAACGCCAAGCGTGAAAGCAAGGCTAGTCATACAAATAGGGCGGAAGCGCATTTTTGCTCCATTTATCGCAGCTTGAGCGATATTTACGCCTTTGCTTAGATGCTCTTGCATAGCAAACTCTACGATGAGAATCGCATTTTTTGCTGCTAGACCTATCAAAAGAATAAGGCCGATTTGGAAGTAAATATCATTGCTTAGACCCCTAGCCCAAGTAAAGAGCAAGGCTCCAAGCACAGAAAATGGCACCGCTGTAATAACAGCTAATGGCATTAGCCATCTCTCATACTGCGCTGCAAGGATAAGAAACACAAACACAAGTCCTAGCACAAAGGCTTTTGCTCCAGTTCCTGCTGAGTTTACTTCTTGATACGAACTACCTGCCCAGCCTATGCTATATCCGCTTGGCAACTCTTCTTTTATGATTTGTGAAATCGCCTCTATAGCCTCACCTGAGGTATAGCCTGGCTTTGGAGAGCCCATTAGTTTAGCAGCTGGGAAGGCATTAAATCTATCCACGCTATCAGCACCAAGTGAGCGTTCAAGCGTTATCAAAGAGTCTATTGGCACTAGCTCGCCATACATGCTTCGCACATAGAGATTTGATATATCATTTGGATTATCACGGCCCCCCTCTTCTGCTCTTAGCTGAACTCTAAAGGTCTTACCATAAATATTAAAGTCATTTACATAATACTGACCTATAGTAGAACTTAGCGTAAAGAAAATATCATTAATATTTATGCCTAGCATTTTGATTTTTTCTCTATCTAAGGTTAGTTTATAGATAGGGAAGTTTGTATCTAGCGTGGTGCGAACTTGCATCAAAGCAGGGTGAGCGTTTGCTTTTTGGGCTACTCTGCGCAAATCCTCTTCAATCTCATTATATGTCCTACCATCTGTGTTTTGCGCATATAGCTCAAAGCCACCAGTGACTGAAAGACCCATGATAGCAGGTGGAACAAGAGCAAAGCTCATAGAGTTTCTATCCATGCCAAAGAGCTTTTTGTTAAAATCAGCCGCCATAGCAGCACTTGAGTTTTCATAGCCTGGGCGCTCGCTCCAGTTTTTTAGCACCACAAAAGAAACACCAGCATTTTCTCTAAGTCCACCACCAAGCAAATCATAGCCTGCTACTTCTGTAAACTTATCTACTCTAGGATCATTTGTTATAAGGTTTCTAATGTTTCCTAAAGTCTCACTAGTGCGGTTTAGCGCAGATGCAGGTGGCAAAGTAGCTACTGTTAAAAGCACACCTTTATCTTCTTCTGGTACTAGTCCACCTGGGGTGATTTTAAATAGCCCTATCATAGCAGCTATCAAAATAATAACTATAAGCAAACTTCTAATAGTATGCTTTATTACCATAGCAACACCGCTAGTAAATATACGCGTAGAAAAATCAAAAAATTCATTGTATTTTTTTATAAACCAAAAAGGCTCGCTTTCTTTTTTGCGCAAGATAAGCGCGCAAAGTGCTGGTGTAAGAGTAAGTGCCACAAAACCTGAAAAAGCCACGCTGGTAACCAAAGTAAGGGCAAACTGCTTTTGGATAAGTCCTACAAAGCCCTCAATAAAGCTCACTGGGATAAACACAGCACCCAAAACTAGCACGATAGAAATAACAGGCGAGGTAATCTCACGCATTGCCTCAATTGTAGCGTCTTTTACACTGATATTTGGGTTTTCGTGCAGTATACGCTCGACATTTTCTATAACAATAATCGCATCATCCACAACTATACCAATAGCAAGCACTAGGGCAAAAAGAGTAATAAGATTTATTGAAAATCCTAGCACATAAATACCAATAAAGGCTCCACACAAAGATACTGGCACAGCAAGTAGTGGAATAATCGTCGCTCTAACATTTCCTAAGAACATATAAATAACTAACACAACCAAAACCATAGCTTCAATGAAGGTTTTAACAACTTCTTTTATAGATATACGCACGAACTCAGTCGTATCATAAGCTAGTGTATATTTTAGTCCCTCAGGCCAGCTGTCTTTTAGCTTTTCTAGTCTATTTACTACTTGATCCATTACTTCAATAGCATTTGCGCCACTTTGCATAGTAATGAAAACTGGCTGCATAGGCTTGCCGTTATACTTAGCTATAGTAAACTGCTGTCTTGCGCCAAGCTCTACTGTGGCTACATCTTTTAGACGCAAAATTTGTCCGTTTTTCTCTGCTTTTAAAATTATATTTTCAAACTGCTCGGCTGTGGTAAACCTGCCCTCAGCTTGCACG
This DNA window, taken from Campylobacter magnus, encodes the following:
- the rfaE1 gene encoding D-glycero-beta-D-manno-heptose-7-phosphate kinase; amino-acid sequence: MPKVLVIGDLMIDHYIWGSCERISPEAPVQVVLKQSETKRLGGCGNVVSNLIALGADVGVISVLGDDSAGREIIAMLASCKAKAELVLQERGRKSSQKSRIMVSHQQVLRVDNESADEISLDDEIIARLEGILKRYDIVLLSDYGKGVLTNKLTNACIKTSKALNKAVLVDPKGTDYSKYKGATLLTPNRKEASGALGYALASDADISKGLRELKERFELDFGLVTLSEQGIALWDGQNELRDPALAKEVYDVTGAGDSVLATLGYCLARGDNIKTALKYANLAAAVVVGKVGSADASWDEIHALAGFHEGKIKSKEQILTAIKELRKKGKKIVFTNGCFDVLHSGHTSYLKKARALGDVLIVGLNSDESVRRLKGKSRPINDENERASMLEALEAVDFVVIFGEDTPELLIKDIAPDVLAKGADYANKEVAGAKYATKLALIDFKEGKSTSALVEKIKKNC
- the rfaD gene encoding ADP-glyceromanno-heptose 6-epimerase — encoded protein: MKIVVTGGAGFIGSNLAKHFEDLGHEVLVIDCFNSGERFSNGNFKAFGDYRNLLDFSGEIYCGDICDIKTLEKIADFAPHAIFHEAAISDTTVSEQDAIMRTNINVFVDIMNLAKKLDSKLVYASSGAVYGDAPSPQSIWASEKPKNAYGFSKFMMDKIACNHCATNPSAHVVGLRYFNVYGKSEYFKGKTASMVLQFGLQMLKSGSARLFEGSDKICRDFVYIRDIVAANEAALKAKSGVYNAATGKARSFESIVDILAEVLNINVKKEYIPNPFIGAYQFHTQADLSKNANLEFLAKWSLEAGIADYADEIKEIFKKEQNA
- the gmhB gene encoding D-glycero-beta-D-manno-heptose 1,7-bisphosphate 7-phosphatase, producing the protein MKKAAFLDRDGVINVDRGYVGKIEDFSWCDGVFEGLLRLKELGFELVIITNQSGIARGYYSEADFANLTTWMLTGLEKQGISVLKVYHCPHAPELGCECRKPKPGMILKAASELEIDLKNSILIGDKDSDIAAGLSAGVGKNFKLGKEFASLKEVAFSLKIK
- a CDS encoding c-type cytochrome, whose amino-acid sequence is MKKFAFAACAALFAATCSFGADGATIFKKCVTCHGMKAEKSYLNKVPVLTTVDAAERLALMKEYKAGTANKFGMGAVMKGQMASLSEEDMAAVNDYISTLK
- a CDS encoding c-type cytochrome; the encoded protein is MKKIALSAAALCVTASICFGADGAKLFKSCVACHGAAAEKPYLGGKVPALKSIASAERLESLKGYKAGTLNKNGQGGIMKAQMAKFSEEDIAAINAYIDSL
- a CDS encoding efflux transporter outer membrane subunit, yielding MRRILEFLVVFAIALSFSACNLRPKMPVVDTNVSLANPVMVKDINESWWEEFNNSQLNELMSLALSKNSDLLLALNSLEQAKVQMDLAKLEFTPNVKGEASSIKSETSERSPQGRSTSTLTSLGAVLSWEIDLWGRVRNAARAGIAMYEASAMDVQNARLSIAASVANTYFSLIALSEQENILKESLASYEQTLEYRKAELESGYITELVYYQSKASVDSARSQLATLQDSLSKTRTALAILSGKDASFIAENNITISDANYTIPSVPEGISADILERRADVGAALLRFKAANAQIGVARAAYFPQISLTAAFGYTSNDFERLLVSSAHTWQKGGSLVMPLFDFGRTASNVKLAWLDQNASMLEYDKTLKNALGEVKDALELRKNADFKLSAASDLEASGARVYELSKLRYEAGYSSHLELLDAQRQHLSARLELASSKAGLASSVVEVFKAFGGGFKNPKGLEKSLDETLKY